The Sphingomonas sp. KR3-1 genomic interval CGCAGAACTGGCAGATCGCGCTCGCGCGGTCCTGCTCGCGCCCGGTCCACAAATTGCAGCCGGCGAAGCGCACGAACACCGCGCGTGCGCCCGCATTCACCCCCTCGCCCTGGAGTGTGAGGAACATCTCCTTGACGCTGTAGGTCATCGGCCCGGTCCTACGGCTTGGTCGCGTATTTCGTCGGATCCGGGATGCCGGCTTCCTCGAAGCCCTTGGAGCGCAGGCGGCAGCTGTCGCAGAAACCGCAGTGCAGCCCGCCCGGCGCCGGATCGTAGCACGACCAGCTCAGCCCCATGTCGAGCCCGAGCCGGGCACCCTCGCGGACGATATCGGCCTTGGTCATGAACTGGAGCGGCGCGCGGATATGGAAGGGTTCGCCCTCCACCCCGGCCTTGGTCGCCAGCTCGGCGAGCTTCTCGAAGCCCTCGATGAACTCGGGCCGGCAATCGGGATAGCCCGAATAATCGAGCGCGTTGACCCCGATATAGATGTCGCGCGCGCCCGCCGCCTCGGCCCAGCCGAGCGCGAGGCTGAGGAAGATCGTGTTGCGCGCGGGCACATAGGTGACCGGGATATCGTCGCCGACGCCGGTCTTGGGCACGTCGATATCGGCGGTGAGCGCCGAGCCGCCGAACGCGCGCAGGTCCATCGGCATCACCACATGGCGCTCCGCACCCAAGGTGGCGGCGACACGGCGCGCGGCGGCCAGCTCGAT includes:
- the queC gene encoding 7-cyano-7-deazaguanine synthase QueC, which translates into the protein MTDSVAIVLVSGGLDSMVSAALAREAGHRVMALSFDYNQRHQIELAAARRVAATLGAERHVVMPMDLRAFGGSALTADIDVPKTGVGDDIPVTYVPARNTIFLSLALGWAEAAGARDIYIGVNALDYSGYPDCRPEFIEGFEKLAELATKAGVEGEPFHIRAPLQFMTKADIVREGARLGLDMGLSWSCYDPAPGGLHCGFCDSCRLRSKGFEEAGIPDPTKYATKP